The region TGTTTTGATGGGTAAATTGGATAATTAAGATGACGGAATATGAAAATCAGATAGTGGCGATACTTAACAAGTCCCCCCTGATAGCGGAACAAGATTTGGCAAATCGGTTAGGGCTCAGCGGCGCTAGTGTGGCTGAATATATTATCAGTCTTACCGATCGTGGTTTCATCGAGGGGAAGGACGATGTTCCCAGAGAAAATCGCTATGCAGTTGTGGTGGGGGGGGCGAACATGGATATTTTAGGCAGTCCATTATCAAGGTTACTCATAGGCGATTCTAATCCGGGTAGAGTGACTTGTTCGCCAGGAGGTGTGGGTCGAAATATCGCTGAAAATTTAGCACGCTTAGGTTCTAAGACTTGTTTGCTTAGTGCCGTTGGAAAAGACACTTATGGTCAGGCTATTGTAGAGCAGTGTGTGCAATCGGGGGTAGACATGCGAGCTTGCTTACAACTTGACGATCCAACATCGATTTATTTATCGGTACTTAACGGTGATAATGATATGCATGTAGGGATCAATGATATGGCGATACTTAACTGTCTAAATGTCGAGGTGCTACAGACCCATAAAGCGATGTTAAGTCGAGCAGATTTGATAATATTAGATACAAATCTTGCAGACTCTGCGCTTGAGTATTTATTGAGTTATTTCTCTGACAGGCCCATTTTTGTCGACACGGTATCGTGTGTCAAAGCTAAAAAGCTAATGCATTTTCTTAGTGCGATTCACACATTAAAGTCAAACCTTAAGGAAGCTGAACAATTGTCGGGGATCACTATTGCCGATTATAGTGAACTCCCCAAGTTAAGTGATTGGTTTCATGGGCAGGGGGTCCACCGTATTTTTTTAAGCTTAGGCGTTGATGGTGTTTTTTATAGTGATGGCAAAAACCAAGCGTTAATTCCAGCTGTTGAGGTTCCCATGGTGAATGCCAATGGCGCTGGCGATGCTTTTCTTGCCGGTCTTGCCCACGGCTGGTTGCAGAATTGGGAAATCGGACAGGCGACCAAGTTTGCTATGGCGGCAGCCATTGTGGCCCTTTCACATCTAGCTACGATCAATCCGAATATGTCTGAAATATCAGTTAATCGTGTTATCAAGGAGTCAATATGTTAGCGCAGTACCTGGACATAAAACCTGAAGTTGCAGCTGCTTTGACGGCAGGCGAGCCTGTTGTTGCATTAGAGTCGACCATCATTACCCATGGCATGCCTTACCCACCAAATGTTGAAACGGCATTACGTGTTGAGCAAATCATCAGAGATCATGGTGCAATACCGGCTACTATCGCCATCTTAAAGGGGAAATTAAAGGTTGGAATGACTCCTTTAGAAGTCGAGTATTTAGGCAAGGCAGGCTTAGATGTGATTAAAACCAGTCGCCGTGATATTCCTTTTATTGTTGCTAAACAAGCTGATGGTGCGACGACGGTAGCATCGACCATGATTTTAGCGTCGATGGCGGGGATTAAAGTGTTCGCTACTGGGGGAATTGGTGGAGTGCATCGAGATGCTCAGCAGACATTTGATATTTCTGCTGATTTACAGGAATTGGCGAATACTGATGTGGCTGTGGTGTGTGCTGGTGCTAAGTCTATTTTAGATATTGGTTTGACTCTTGAATATTTAGAGACTCAAGGTGTGCCTGTCATTGGTTATCAAACGGATACTTTACCAGCATTTTATACTCGAGAAAGTGATTTCAGCGTCGATTATAGGCTTGATAGTGCTGAGCAGATCGCAGCAGCATTAACGGCTAAATGGCAGATGGGTCTCAAAGGAGGCGTTGTCATTGCTAATCCTATTCCGGCAATGCATCAACTCGATCGCGGCATGATTGATGATGTTATTGTAGATGCGTTGGCTCAAATGAAACAACAAGGTATATCAGGTAAGGCTTCGACTCCTTTTTTGTTAACTAAAGTGGCTGAAAAGACACACGGTAAGAGCCTTAAGGCAAATATTGAATTGGTATTGAACAATGCTAAACTCGCAGCTGAAATCGCGATAGAATATGCGAAATAACCAGTATTAGGTTAACCCACTAATGTGGTATAAAAAAGCGTCTCATGACGCTTTTTTATTGGTGTGTTTCTTTATATGGATGAAGATGTTTTATCATCGAGTTTAATGAACATAAGGTCGCATGGTATATGACGAAGTATGGGTTCGCTGGGAGAAAGTAGCATTTGTTTGATAAAATTCGACTTGTGGTGCCCCATTATGACAAGGTCTATATTGTATTTTTCGACGCTGTCGATAATTTCATCGTCAATGTAACCACTGTGAAATATATGCTCTTTAATTTCAATATTATGTGAACTGATAAGCGTGTCCATTAAAGTCATCGATCTCTGTCTTATTTCGCGATCTCTTTGTTCAAAATCAACTACAAGCATGCCTTCGAAGGTATGAGGTATATCCAAATCGACGTGGATCACACTTAGATAAGCCTGATTTTGTTTAGCGACCATTGCAGCTTTTTTTAAAATGATATGGCTATCTTTATTTAATGCTACTGACAAAAGAATGTGTTTGTAGTTCATGATTATTCACTTATATTGGCTGAGTCAGGATTGATAACGACGATAATGTCGTGTCTTTAGCATCAGATTAAGCGATATTGGCAAAGGATAATATTGAGTAAAGTTAAGGCGAAGATTAAGAAAAATTGACTTACTGTTTGAAGAAATAGTTGGTATTACTGATGTTGAGTTAAAGTAAGGGTGTGAAATGTGAAATTAAACGATTAATTCCAGTTCTAACTCTATATTTGTGCAGTGTTTTTTGCAGAATACGCCGTATTTTTTGCCTGTGTCTTTTTCCATTGGAACGATTAACTTAAGTGGTTGTTTGCATGTTTCACACAATACACTATTGCCTTTAAAGAGACGTTTAATCAGATTTTTTTGTTCATTAAATGACTTTGCTGTGGTTTTGTTTATCATGGAAAAGTCGATTTTGTGAGTCTCTGTAGTCATGAGTATTCTTGTTTAGTTTAATAATGATAGCATTATACACTCAAATGACTTCAAGGTGCAGTATTGTGCATGTCTGAGTTGTTTGAATAAAGTCTTAAAATAGGGAAAATTTTCATGTCCGAAGAAACAGACACGAGTTCAATTGAAGGGGCTAGCGATGAGATTAAACTTGCCGTTGAGCTCATTTATTTTTTTGAGAGTCATAACATAGATTCACAAGTTGCTTTGTCTGCACTTGAAATCGTTGCGTCAGATTTGAAAAGTAAATTGTCTAACACTTAAATCTTCACAAAGTAAATATTGTTGAAAGTAAGCCGCATTTTTATGATGTACGAACACTTCTCACGATGACTCAATAACTTGGCTTTGTCAGTATCGATTTTAAGGGCTAAATGATAGTGATTGTTTATCACTGCATAAGCACAGATATCAATACAAAAAAGAGCAGATAGCGCCTTAACGTTATCGACAATCCAGCCGCGTCGATGCTGATAGCTTTTACCTGTGAGTTTATCCTCTCCGCACAAAAAAACCTTCTAACACAACGATTTATAATGTGGTAACGCGGAGTCGATTCTGCATCGATAAGGGGTCTTCGAGCTGAAGTCATCACCACCAACCTGCGCAAAACTAAGTTGAGGTAACTTAAAGGCTAGTAGGGGATGTGCTAAAGCACAAAAGATATGGCTGTCCCGACTTTATCCCGTTGGTTTGGTTAATGCTAGCAAGCAAAATAATTATGGCTGATGAGATGGACGCTCCCTAATTCGGCGTCAATGCGCCAAACTGATATTGACTATTCAGTTACATTAAGGAGCGTCCACTATGAAAGTTACCACTATTGCTATCGATCTTGCAAAGAATGTATTCCAAGTACTTGGAATGACTGCAGATGCTAAGAAAGTCTATAACAAACGGCTGAACAGAAATCAGCTTAAAGAGCTGTTATGCAACACGCCTGCTTGTACTGTGGTTATGGAGGCCTGTTATTCATCCCACTATTGGGGCCGTGTCGGTTTACAATTTGGCCATAACGTTAAGTTGATACCCGCTCAACATGTTACCCCATTTGTTCGCGGGAATAAAAATGACAGTAACGATGCATTAGCTATCTTTGAAGCAAGTTCAAGACCTAATATTCGTTTTGTGCCAATTAAGTCAGAGGCTCAGCAAGAGGTCTTGATGATGCATAGAATAAGAGACCGGTTAATCAAACAGCGTATCGCTTGCACCAATCAAATTCGAGGATTATTGGTTGATTTTGGCTTTGTTTTTCCACAAGGTTTTACCGCTTTTGAACAAAACATCTGGGATATTATCAATGACAGTGAGCAGAGACCTTTACTCAGATATCTCCTCAACCAAGTTTATGATGAATACTTGCAAATAACTAAGCAACTCAAAGACCTCAATAAGTTGATAAAACAGAAGGTAGAGCAAACCGAAACAGGACAGATACTGCTCAGCATACCGGGTATTGGTCATGTAATAGCCTCCGCTTTTGAAGCTTGTATCGACAAAGGCCAGGCTTTTAATACCCCTAAAGAACTCGCTGTCTGGCTTGGGCTAACACCGAGGCAATATGCCTCAGGAAATAAAAGCCAGATTTATGGTATTACTAAGCGTGGTGACAGCTATTTACGGAAACAACTCATCCATGGGGCGAGAACTGTTGTCAGTCATGCACACAAAAAAGATGATGCACTCAACCAATGGATAACCCAATTAAAAGCGCGAATAGGCTTTAATAAGACCGCAGTAGCGACAGCACATAAACTGGCAAGGTTGATGTGGATATTATTGAAAAAACAAACACGTTATCAAGCACAAATCGGCCAAACGGCAGAGATAATATTGTGCGTCCGATAATGTTAACGGTATCGACTATCAAGCAAAGCTCGTTCAAGACAAGGGCCTGTACTGAGCCCGAGTGGCTGTTGTGAGCGCTTGATAGTCACCTTTTAGGTAAGTGTTAAATTGATGAGAAAAGACTCAGTTCATCCTACATAAACCCGTTAGAGACAAGGGTTAATAACCCGACTGGCTGTTCAAATACTTTTAGGTGTGTAGGTACGGAATTCATCAGGCGCGCATTTTCTCTAAAAAGAGAACGTGTTAAGCCCGTATATATGTCAGCACTATCGCTTAAAGCGAAAAGAGTCAGTCAATAAACACGTAACGAGAGGTCATAGTTAACAAAGAAACTAAGGTCAAAAATACCTTGGTTAGATGAGTATTACCTTGACTAACCGGGAGCGTCCATATATGTATTGTTATTTTTTTAGCCGTTTTGTTGTTATTCTAGAATCCAGTTGTTCCATGGTTTAATTTTAGTTAAATAGCGGTCGCCAAAACCAGCTAGCTGCCCTGATTCAGGTTGCTGATAGTTGGGTAATCTTTCTTCAGGAAAGATACGATCCCATATTTGCTTTTTAACTAATAGCATTAACATTTCTACATGATGACAATCTTCGCCTCTAATTGAACACAGGTTAAATTCATCGCTAAAGTACATTTCCCAGTTTATAGCTGCAAGACCACTGTAACCTTCGCTGGAGTGATAAGGAACGCCATCTTCCATATCAAGCTCACGCCAAAAAATATTATCTTGATCAAACGCCCAGATAATATCCTGTTTTAACTGCGCTTTATCGACACTATTACAATTAGTTAAAGTGAGCAGTTCAAGCATTTCTTCTACTTGCTCGGTTAAAACCCCAAATTCTGCATCTCTATCACTTAGATCTGGATTACTCTTTCCGAAGAAACAATTTAGTACACTATGGAAATTTTTCATATGATATTATTCGCTCGGGTCATCAGGTGCTTTTTGTTGAATAAAGTAGCTGTGTGTCAGATAGAGATAAAAACCATCTTTACTCTCACATCTTAAATACTTCCTAGAAGCGAGCTGCGTCGACCGTAAATCTAAGAGTATTGTTATAGACACATCCGAACAGCAACGCTTTGATATATGAATAACATGTTACCAACTTAGCTCTGTAAAGCAAGTGACTCGCTACTATCGGTGCCTATTCTCGTGCAGTACATCAAGGTTGAATCTGCTAGAGTTACAACACCACCAATTTTAACAAAGCAACGTGACCACCCACAATTGCGTTACATTATATCTTTATAATTGTTGCTGGAGTTTATGTCATTAAATCATGGTACTAAACTTAACAATAATTAAGCTTTGATAAAGTAAGTTGGTTATATTTAATTGATTCTTCGTCAATTTTAGTTAGGCATATTTATCAGTGTTAGAAAGAGAAATAATAATCTTTGTTATCTATTAGAAAATGCTCATTATTGATGAGGTTGGAGTCCCATTCAGATAAAGGTAATTCAATAAATTTATTTACTAACTTCCTCATTGTTTCTTGTACTTTTAATTTTGTTTTCATTCCTTCCTCTTACTCCCCTAAGAAGGGGAAGATAGCGATATGGCTTTTAATAGTCGCGTATAACATTAAACTAGCTAGAAGCTAATACTTCAACAATACCATCCAGTTTTATTCGAAACTGAAAAAACGTCACGGTTAAGTGACGTTTTGATGGGTGTTTAGCTATTGAACAACTCAGATACTGATTTGAGCTTAAAACTGCTCAACATCAAAGTTAACTTCTGGGTTCACATCGGCGTCGTAATTCACACTGTCGATGCCAAAGCCAAAGAGTTTCAAAAACTCATCCTTATACTCGCGATAATCGGTGAGGTCGCTTAAGTTTTCAGTGGTGATTGACGGCCATAGGTCGCGGCTAGAGATAGGACAGGCATAACTTTATAGATTACACAAAAACCCTTCACATCTTAGCTTTTCTAAAGCAAAATATTTATTCAGCTTGATGGTCTTTTAGCCTGCAAAGCTGATAAAGGGGGCAAAAATGGGTCAGGATGTAGTGGCGACAAAATAAGCACATAGCAATCACATAGACTGCGATCGTTAATTGGCCTTTACTTGTATGCTCAACACCACACAAACGCAACCGTAAAAGTGACGTTTGTGTGGTGTTGATGTCAGTCATTTACTTAGACACTGATTAACTTAAATACCGATCCTGGCTTAAAACTGTTCGGCATCTACAATCTTCAATAGAGACAAGGTTAGTTAAAGGCATAGCCATTATTGTTATTTTTTTCCAAATCCATGCCAGTAGACAGGCCAGCTATCTTTCGCACCATAGTTGTTTATAAAATATGCGATAACAACCAGCAGCACGCTACCAACAAGAACTGGAGTAACTAAGAAGCCCAAACTGACCGCTGACTTGCCCGCAAGAATGATAAGGATTGGGTTTGCCCCAGCCGGTGGGTGCAACGCACGAAAAAATTGCATTGCCATGATTGCGACGCCGACTGCTAGTGACATGATGATATATGAATTACCCAACCCGTAGAGTGCCGCTAGACCCACAGATGCTGCAATCAAGTGACCACCGATAACATTTCTTGGTTGGGCAAGAGGTGATGTTGGTGCAGCAAACAGGATAACGCATGTGGCGCCGAATGGTGCCATTAGCCAGGGAACCCCTGAATACTGGCCAAGAAGACACAAACAAAGAATACCAAGTGTACCACCAATTAAGCCTTTTAAAAGTTGGAGTAGTGTAGGGCGTGGAGGGGGAGAGCCAGCGCCTTTTAGTTTATTCATCATTCTTTCCTTAAAAATAACGGTATACCTTAAATTGATGACATGTTACATTTTGGTACAGACCTGTACATGTTTGATGATACCGATCTGTACATGCGATGCAACCGTTTTATGTTAAAAAATAGGAAAGTTGGAGATGGGCACAAAAGAACAGATATTAGACACTGCCGAATCTTTGTTTAATGCGAATGGCTATACAGCCGTTGGAGTTGACCTTATTCGCGATACGGCTGGTGTATCGAAAACCTCTATGTATCGTCATTTCGGGTCAAAAAATAAATTGATACTGGCCGTTCTTATTCGAAGGCATTTACGTTTCAAAAATAATATCGGTGGCGTGATCTATCCTGACATGACCATGGAAGAAAAATTGGATGCGCTTATTGATTGGCACTTTAATTGGTTTAATGCAGAGGATTTTCATGGATGCATGTTTATGCATGCTATGTCCGAATTTAACGTGTCCGATGTAGTCATTGCAGATTCTGCATTTATGCATAAGAAGTGGCTTAAGGGACTGATCAAGGAGATTATTTCAAGTAACCTAGATGACGATGAGCGCCGAATGGAGTCAAAGGCCGAATCCATTATGACGTTCATTGAAGGCATGATTGTACGAGCCGAATTCGATGATATCACTTTGTTTAGATCAATATATCGATTTTCAATGCAAACGTTATCTAAAACAGATTGTTAACGGAGACAAATAATAGTGATTAACAGTTGTTGCGTGCTTCCCTATGTAATATGGTAAACTAGTTTACTATATTACGGTTTATTTCAAACACAGCAGGGAACAAGAATGATATTTGAAGAACGCATTGTTATTAAAGCCCCAGCTAATGACATTTATGCTTTATATGTTGATGTTGATAATTGGAACCAATGGGATGAAGAGGTTAAAGACTCTTATTTAACCGGGGTCTTTGAAATGGGGGCAAGTGGTACTATTACGCCAAAAAATGGACCTAAATCAAGGATCCAACTTACACAGGTGGTGCCAAACCAATCTTTCATTGTAACAAGTAAACTTCCATTTTGTTTGTTGTCATTTGAACATGAATTGATAGTGAAAGGGGATATTACCGAAGTGATTCATAAAGTTACATTTTCGGGATTAACTAGCTTTTTATTTGGAAAGCTAGTCGGTAGTCAAATTCATAAGGGACTCCCATTAACTCTCCAAGGATTAAAAATAAGGGCAGAGGGTAATGTTTAAAGATGCACTTCCGTCTGATAGTGTGGGTTTACAGTTTTGGACTGTTTATACTCGGTGGCATTCGGAAGTCTTAAAGATACTTAAGCCTTTGAATATAAACCATACTCAGTTCGTGATACTAGCGTCAATACTATGGTGTAAAGAAAACCAAAAACGATCAACACAAGCAGAAATTGTGTGTATTACAGGTTTAGACAAAATGGCATTATCTAAGTCTTTGAAAAGCCTAGTTTCAAGAGCGTTAATCATGAAGGACAAAAACATTCTGGATTCTCGTAGTTTTTTACTCAAGCTCTCTCCAAATGGTGAGGTTTTGACAAAAACAGCATTAATGCTAATTGAACAACTCGATCAGCAATATTTTAGTCGTTTAAAACATAGGAAGACTCTTTTCATTTCTCTTCTTCAAGAGATTAGAGATGAATGACATTGACATCATCGTGGCTGTGAGCTTGGATTTCAAGGCGAAGTTCCGCACAGTGGAACTCTTTGAGCGAGAGATAACTCTGAAAGTACGACTTTTAACAATCCCACTGGTGCAATCTTAGCTAGAAGTTAATACTTCAACAATATCATTTAGTTTAATTCGTAACACCACACAAACGCAACCGTAAAAGTGACGTTTGTGTGGTGTTGATGTCAGTCATTTACTTAGACACTGATTAACTTTAATACCGATCCTGGCTTAAAACTGCTCAACATCAAAACTAATGTCAGGATTAACATCAGCATCGTTACAGAGATAGGACAGGCATAACTTTATAGATTACACAAAAAACCTTCACATTAGCTTTTCTAAAGCAAAATATTTATTCAGCTTGATGGTCTTTTAGCCTGCAAAGCTGATAAAGGGGGCAAAAATGGGTCAGGATGTAGTCGCGACAAAATAAGCACATAGCAAGCACATAGACTGCGATCGTTAATTGGCCTTTACTTGTATGCTCAACACCACACAAACGCAACCGTAAAAGTGACGTTTGTGTGGTGTTGATGTCAGTCATTTACTTAGACACTGATTAACTTAAATACCGATCCTGGCTTAAAACTGCTCAACATCAAAACTAATGTCAGGATTAACATCAGCATCGTAATCAACGCCATCGATGCCAAAACCAAAGAGTTTCAAAAACTCTTCCTTGTATTCGCGGTAATCGGTTAATTCACTTAAGTTTTCCGTGGTGACCGATGGCCATAAGTCGCGGCAATGCTGTTGGATCTCTTCACGTAGTTCCCAGTCATCTAAACGTAGACGATTGGCATCATCAACCTGGGGGGCTTGACCATCTTCACGGTATAAGCGCTCGGTAAACATGCGGTTAATCTGCTCCATGCAGCCTTCGTGTAAGCCTGCTTCACGCATCTTTTTAAAGACCATCGCGATGTACAAAGGCATCACAGGAATGGCAGAGCTGGCTTGGGTTACCACGCTTTTAAGCACGGCTACATTGGCACTGCCACCTGCGGTTGAAAGCTTATCATCGAGCGATTTTGCGGCGCGATCTAAGTCCATTTTGGCTTTGCCAAGCGCGCCATGCCAGTAAATAGGCCAAGTGAGCTCAGTGCCAATATAACTGTATGCTACCGTCTTACAGCCGTCACTAAGAACACCTGCTTCAGCAAGGGCAGCTATCCAAAGCTCCCAATCTTCGCCGCCCATGACCGTGACGGTATCTTGGATCTCTTGCTCTGTTGCTGGTTCAACACTGGTTTCAATGATGAGATCTTTATTGGTGTCAACTGCGGTGGCGGTATAGGTATCACCGATAGGCTTAAGCGATGAGCGAATAAGTTCCCCTGAGTCAGGCAGTTTTCGCACGGGAGAAGCCAGCGAATAAACCACCATGTCTATTTGACCCAGATCGGCTTTGATAATCTCAATGGCTTTTTGTTTAGCTTCATGGCTAAAGGCATCACCATTAATACTTTTAGAGTAAAGACCTTCGGCTTTAGCAAATTTATCGAATGCGGCAGAATTATACCAGCCTGCTGTGCCAGGTTTTTTTTCTGTGCCAGGTTTTTCAAAAAAGACACCTAGCGTGGCAGCGCCACTACCAAATGCGGCAGCAATACGTGAAGATAGACCATATCCACTAGAAGAACCGATAACTAATACTTTTTTAGGGCCGTTTGCGATGGCACCGTTAGCTTTCGTGGTATTGATGTGTTCGAGTACATTAGCTTCACAACCAACAGGGTGAGTGGTGGTGCAAATAAAGCCACGTGTTTTAGGTTTGATTATCATTTTTCTGCTTCTCTTAAAAAAGTGACGATAGGATAATTAATCAAAGGGTAAAAGGCACTTTTTTTTGATTAAAAATTATAAAATCGCAAGTGGTTGGAGCAGTTATCCCCGCTTATGACTTCGTAAGTCTTGCTGTTGGAGTAACCTTTGGGTGTATTCATGTTGAGGTGAATTAAACAGGTTTTCTGTGGTGGCTTTTTCAACCATTTTTCCCTTGTGTAATACCATGATTTTGTCGCTGAAATGGCGAATAATATTGAGGTTATGCGATACAAATATGTAGGAGAGTCCCATTTCTTTTTGCAGTTTAAGCAATAAATTTAAAATCTGCGAGCGAACCGAGAGATCCAGTGCTGTTAGGGCTTCATCGGCAATAATGATTTTTGGGTTAAGCATTAACGCACGGGCAACCGCGACGCGCTGTTTCATGCCTGCAGAGATCATATGGGGGTAAAACTCGGCATGCTCAGGCAATAATCCGACTTTTCTTAATTTATCTGTGACTTCTGCTTTTCGTTCTTTGACGCCGAGATCTGTACTGAACTTAAGTGGCTCATCAAGCAGGGCACCAATGGTTAATTTTGGATTAAGTGAGGTGTTAGGGTCTTGGAATATCATCCTAATTAATTTGCATCTTTGTTTGAGATTGCGTAATTCCAAGGCTTCACCTTCGAAAAGTATCTCTCCCGTTGTTCTCACGTCCGCACCGACAAGAATACGAGCAAGGGTACTTTTACCTGAGCCTGCTTCTCCGACTATTGCTAAGGTTTCACCTCTATTTAAGACAAATGAGACCGGATGTAACGCTTGATTATAGGTCCGTTTAACTCCCTTATAACCAGTGTCGAAGCGCTTACTTAACTCATTAACTTGTAGGAGTGGGATCGTCATTACATTGCTCTTTAGTGTAAGGAAAATGACATGCAAAATAGCGATTTTTTTTATGGCAAAGATTAGGTTTATTGACGCATTTCTTTTGTGCTTCTGGGCATCGCGGTCCTAAACGGCAACCTATAGGAAGGTGCTGTAAGGCTGGGGCTGATCCCGGTAAAGTGGGCATGATGCTTTTGTGCGCGACAGAGCCAGCATAACTTGGAATATTCCCCAGTAAGGCTTTGGTGTAGGGGTGGTAGGGTTGAGCGATGATTTCTAATGTCGGCCCTGATTCCATGATCTGACCACAGTACATGACTGATAATTGATCACACCACCGTGATAAGGTTTCTAACTCATGACTAATGAGCAGTATCGACAATCCTTGCAATTGGTTGAGTTTACTCAATAGCCTGAAAATTTGTGCTTGAGTTTGCACTTCCATGGAATTCGTTGGTTCATCGGCAATCAATAAACGGGGCTGATTGGCAACGGCCATGGCTATCATGACTTTCTGGCATTCTCCTTCTGATAGCTCCCAAGGATAACTCGACATGACTTTTTCGGTGTTTTTTATGCCGACTTTATGTAGCCACTTTTCGGCGGTCTGTTTTCGCTTTTTTGCTCTGTGCCAGAATGGTTTTTTTTTGTGGGCAGGCATCGCTTCTATTAGCTGAATGCCCACACGTATAACAGGATCTAAGCTACTCGATGGATCTTGAAATATCATTGATATTTCGCTACCCATTAAATTACGACGCTGTTTTGAACTCATTTCCAATAAGTTATGCCCGTCCCACATCATGCGATCTGCGGTAATTTTCCAATTATGTCCCGGGATCCCTAAAATAGCCCGAGCAAGAAGGCTTCGTCCCGAGCCTGACTCTCCCACTAGGCCATGAATTTCGGCAGCGTTGACGGTTAAACTGACTCGCTCAAGGGCTTTTACGCGCCCATGAGGAGTGTCGAGTTCTATGGTTAAATGACGAATATCAAGTAATGGCATATAAAATTAGACTTAGTTATTGATCGGCGATAATGCCGATCTTAAGCCGTCACCGACTAAATTAATGGCAAGGACACTACATAAAATAGCGCCTCCAGGAATGGTCACAGTCCAAGGTGCAGTTAAAATATTGTCCATCCCCTGTGAAACCATGGCTCCCCACTCAGGGCTGGGAGCCTGTGCACCTATGTTAAGGAAGCCCAATGCAGCAATATCCAAAATGGCCGCTGAGATCCCTAAGGTTGTTTGTATGATAATCGTATCCCACACATTTGGCATCACAACATACCAAAATATCTGTATTCGATTCGCACCATCAAGTTTGGCAGCTTTAACATACTCTTTTTGCAATTCTTCCTGTATGGCTTGATGTGTTGCACGAACAAATTGTGGTGTGAGAGCAATTCCCACAGCCCAAAACACATTATCAAGTCCAGGTCCCATTACTGCGACGACCAATATGGCCATTAATAGCGATGGAATTGACAGCAGAGCATCGAGTAAATGGCTTAAAATACTGGCCTTTAATCCTTTCATCATGCCTGAAATCGATCCGATAATAAAACCAAGCATAAGCGACGTTAACACGATAGCTAAGGCAACGCCAAAAGTGAGGTGTGCGCCATGAAGTAATCGGCTGAAGATATCTCTGCCTAAGTCATCAGTGCCTAGAAAGTGCTCGACGGTCCCCGCTGCATTCCAAGAGGGAGCTAATAGTAGGGCGCGAGGATCTTGATATTCAGCGGAATAAGGCGCGATCAAAGGGCCAAATACTGCCAGTAATAGTAAGCCAATGACAGCCCATAAACCGGCAAATGCAAATGGGTTTTCAGCAAAGGTATGCCAGATCCTACGCGTGGGAGAGGGGA is a window of Shewanella sp. VB17 DNA encoding:
- a CDS encoding universal stress protein translates to MNYKHILLSVALNKDSHIILKKAAMVAKQNQAYLSVIHVDLDIPHTFEGMLVVDFEQRDREIRQRSMTLMDTLISSHNIEIKEHIFHSGYIDDEIIDSVEKYNIDLVIMGHHKSNFIKQMLLSPSEPILRHIPCDLMFIKLDDKTSSSI
- a CDS encoding DUF2496 domain-containing protein, with product MSEETDTSSIEGASDEIKLAVELIYFFESHNIDSQVALSALEIVASDLKSKLSNT
- a CDS encoding IS110 family transposase is translated as MKVTTIAIDLAKNVFQVLGMTADAKKVYNKRLNRNQLKELLCNTPACTVVMEACYSSHYWGRVGLQFGHNVKLIPAQHVTPFVRGNKNDSNDALAIFEASSRPNIRFVPIKSEAQQEVLMMHRIRDRLIKQRIACTNQIRGLLVDFGFVFPQGFTAFEQNIWDIINDSEQRPLLRYLLNQVYDEYLQITKQLKDLNKLIKQKVEQTETGQILLSIPGIGHVIASAFEACIDKGQAFNTPKELAVWLGLTPRQYASGNKSQIYGITKRGDSYLRKQLIHGARTVVSHAHKKDDALNQWITQLKARIGFNKTAVATAHKLARLMWILLKKQTRYQAQIGQTAEIILCVR
- a CDS encoding SRPBCC family protein, with amino-acid sequence MIFEERIVIKAPANDIYALYVDVDNWNQWDEEVKDSYLTGVFEMGASGTITPKNGPKSRIQLTQVVPNQSFIVTSKLPFCLLSFEHELIVKGDITEVIHKVTFSGLTSFLFGKLVGSQIHKGLPLTLQGLKIRAEGNV
- a CDS encoding TetR/AcrR family transcriptional regulator produces the protein MGTKEQILDTAESLFNANGYTAVGVDLIRDTAGVSKTSMYRHFGSKNKLILAVLIRRHLRFKNNIGGVIYPDMTMEEKLDALIDWHFNWFNAEDFHGCMFMHAMSEFNVSDVVIADSAFMHKKWLKGLIKEIISSNLDDDERRMESKAESIMTFIEGMIVRAEFDDITLFRSIYRFSMQTLSKTDC
- a CDS encoding HPP family protein, yielding MMNKLKGAGSPPPRPTLLQLLKGLIGGTLGILCLCLLGQYSGVPWLMAPFGATCVILFAAPTSPLAQPRNVIGGHLIAASVGLAALYGLGNSYIIMSLAVGVAIMAMQFFRALHPPAGANPILIILAGKSAVSLGFLVTPVLVGSVLLVVIAYFINNYGAKDSWPVYWHGFGKK
- a CDS encoding PfkB family carbohydrate kinase, which encodes MTEYENQIVAILNKSPLIAEQDLANRLGLSGASVAEYIISLTDRGFIEGKDDVPRENRYAVVVGGANMDILGSPLSRLLIGDSNPGRVTCSPGGVGRNIAENLARLGSKTCLLSAVGKDTYGQAIVEQCVQSGVDMRACLQLDDPTSIYLSVLNGDNDMHVGINDMAILNCLNVEVLQTHKAMLSRADLIILDTNLADSALEYLLSYFSDRPIFVDTVSCVKAKKLMHFLSAIHTLKSNLKEAEQLSGITIADYSELPKLSDWFHGQGVHRIFLSLGVDGVFYSDGKNQALIPAVEVPMVNANGAGDAFLAGLAHGWLQNWEIGQATKFAMAAAIVALSHLATINPNMSEISVNRVIKESIC
- a CDS encoding pseudouridine-5'-phosphate glycosidase; the protein is MLAQYLDIKPEVAAALTAGEPVVALESTIITHGMPYPPNVETALRVEQIIRDHGAIPATIAILKGKLKVGMTPLEVEYLGKAGLDVIKTSRRDIPFIVAKQADGATTVASTMILASMAGIKVFATGGIGGVHRDAQQTFDISADLQELANTDVAVVCAGAKSILDIGLTLEYLETQGVPVIGYQTDTLPAFYTRESDFSVDYRLDSAEQIAAALTAKWQMGLKGGVVIANPIPAMHQLDRGMIDDVIVDALAQMKQQGISGKASTPFLLTKVAEKTHGKSLKANIELVLNNAKLAAEIAIEYAK